CACCACAAATTCATTAGTTTCTTCCAGGTTCTGGTAAGTGTGGTGCCGGGGAACTGATGCCACAGCGATTAATGGGGGATTCACAGATACAGGCATGGTAAAAGAGAATGGAGCAGCGTTCACTTCTCCTTTTTTACTCACCGTAGTCACTATTATAGTTGGGCGGGGTGCCAGTACCCGGTAAAAACTTTCAACATCTAGTTTTTTAAATTTCATTGAAAAACATCTCCTTGATTAAATCTCACTTGGTTAATATTATTCAATTGGCATCTATTAAAAATTCAGTTTTGTTAATTCAGTTATTAAAAAAACTAATTGGAATTTTAAACTAATTGGAATGTTAAAATTTCAATCTATTAATTAATGTAATTAATCCAATTTCTATTCAATCAAATAAATATTTCTATAATTCAAATAATAAATTCAATGTGGATCAATCTCAATATTTCGGCCAATCTACGTACCATGTTATCTCCATGAACACCATACACGTGATTAATCGTTAAGAGCACTCCTGAAATAATATCAATCTTCAGAAATCTCCAAATATGATTAAACTACTGGAAATGCTCCTGAAGTTTTATTAATCATATTGGATACTTCTAAATGTTTTAAATTAGTGGAATGCTCCTGAAGTCTGATTGATCTTTTGGATACTCCTGAAATGTGATAACTTTCTGGAATATCCTTATATGATTGATCTTCAGGAATACTACTTAGTTGATTAATCTTCCAGTAATTTTTCCTTCCACAGACTTATATCCTTAAGATAATCTGCTCCACAGCTTTTTATGAATTTTTCACATTCTTCATCTGGATCTCCATCTCCAATGAGTTTACCATTATCCATACGAATGGCACGGGTGGCTAATTCATTGATGAAGTCAATGTGGTGGCTAACCATGATTATGGTGGTGTTAAATTCCTTATTTATTCGTTTAAGGGAGTTAGAAACCATACGCAGGGTTATTGGATCCAGATCTCCGAATGGTTCATCTAAAATCAGGACTTTGGGCTTGGTTGAAAGTACCAGGGCCAGGGTAGCTCTAACCTTTTGACCACCGGATAACTCGTAGGACCTGCGGTTTAGGATATCCAATGGGAGATTCAGTGCTTTGAATATGGGCTCAGCGTATTCTTTCACCTCATTATCAGGGAAACTGGGGAAAAGAGTGTCTAAAATACTTCCAGATAATCCTAACTGTTCCAGGCGCTGTTTTGCTTCGTTTTCGGGTAGATCAGTTAATTGGTAAAGAACATCCAGTGCCAGGTCACTGATACCCATCTCTTCTGCTTTTTTCTTAGCTTCATCCACTACTGTTATTCCTTTGATTCCCAGTCTTCCTGCTATCTGGTCCCTTATAGTGGCATGGTGTACCAGTGCAAACTCCTGGTGCATGAATCCCATCTGGCGGCGGATATTCATTCGGTTAATTCCTGGTTGGTGCATGTCCACCCATTCACCATCCAGTTTAAAGGAAACAGTACCGGCATCTGGAATATCAAGACCACCGATCATACGTAGCAGTACTGTTTTACCCGCACCACTCTGTCCAATAAGGGAAACTATCTCACCATCACTAACATCAAAACTCACATCCTTCAATTCCAGGACGTTACCTGCCTTAAGAAGATAGAATCTTTTTTCCAGATCCCGTGCTTTAATTACAGAATCGCCAATGTCTTCAGGGTCACGTTTTGGTAGTTCCCCTTCCATTTTCTGGAGGAATTCCTTTATTATCTTATCAGGTGTTCCTTCATCCACCACTTTGCCTTCATCCATTAGAATCAGTCTATCGGAGAGGTAATGATGAATTTCCGGAAGGTGGGATACTAGGACAACTGTCACCCCTAAATCCTCATTTATTGCTTTAATTGCATCTAAAATTTCCTGTTTAGTTTTAGGACAGGACATAGTTGCGGGTTCATCTAATAATAAAACTTTAGGCTTTTTAGCAAGCTGTCGGGCCATTATAAGTCTCTGTTTTTCACCACCACTTAATACTGGAGCGAAATGAGTGGCTTTATGATCCAGGCCCACCACTCGTAGAATTTCCATGGCTTCATCCTCAAACTCGCTATAAGCAAAGTCAAAATCAGTTAAAGCTTCATCCCCATATTTAGTACCATAAAGCTTTCTAACAACATTGTTCAAGGCGGTTTCGGACCATAATCCGAAAGAACGTTGCAGATGAATGGCTGTTACCTTACGCAGTTTCCTGGAATAGTAAGTGGTGGATTCAGGGGTTACTGTCACATCATCAATTGTAATTTTCCCTTCATCGAATGGTTCCACACCTCTAAGGACTCTTAAAAGACTGGTTTTACCGGATCCACTGGTTCCAATAATACCAACAATTTCTCCCTTTTTAACTTCCAGATTAACCTGATCCAGCGCCTTAATTTCGGGACCTTCCTCCATGTGGTAAGTTTTTGATAGATTTTCAACCTTTATCATCCTGTATCACCCATTATACATTGTTATGTTTATAATATTGAATTAGTCTCTTTGAATTGAATTAGTCTCTTGAAATCAATTAGTCTCTAGAAAATTCATTTTTCATTGAAGTATCAAGACTGATCTCTTTTCATATTAAACTTAATCTCTTTTTAATATCCCATGATATATAGATGTTGTTTGGTTTTTTAAATTAACTATCATAAACCTCTTTTAGAATTAATCTCCCGGGATATTAACTATCTTTTTAAATATTTTGGCTTTATAATCACTTCATTTTTTTTAATATACTTATTTCTGTATTCAATTTACTTTATCTTCTCTAATCATTTGTTATTCTGGAATTTATAAGTGCCCCCTTTAAATTAGCTATCTTGAGCCATGTTTGGTTAATTATTTATGCGGGTTGAAAGAGAGAAGTATTTAAAATAAAAATCATCATAAGAAAATTTAAATCACGGTAAAATTGACATAAAAATGATCATAAGATACTTTACAAGAAATCTATTTAAATCGATATATAACATATCTAGTTAAGTTTCAAATCATGTATTAAATCTAAATACAATTTTCAGTGATATGATACGTGATTAATTCTATTACCCTACTAATTTGGTGTTTTACTATGAGAGGACTTCTGGTTGGGAGAATGCAACCCGTGCACAGGGGACATATCCAGGTTATTGAAAGGATCCTGGATGAAGTGGAAGAAGTAATCATTGGAATAGGCAGTGCACAGGTCAGCCACAGTATTAAAGACCCCTTCACAGCAGGTGAAAGGGTGATGATGATCACCAAGGCCCTGGCAGAAAATAACGTGGATGCTTCACGTTACTACGTTATACCAGTGCAGGATATTGAATGCAACTCCATCTGGGTGGCCCATATGGAAATGTTAACACCCCCATTTGAACACGTGTATTCCGGTAACCCTCTGGTACAGAGACTTTTCACTGAAAAGGGATACCAAGTTACTGAACCACCATTATTCAATAGAAAAAGTTATTCTGGGACAGAAGTCAGGCGAAG
This window of the Methanobacterium formicicum DSM 3637 genome carries:
- a CDS encoding nicotinamide-nucleotide adenylyltransferase, whose translation is MRGLLVGRMQPVHRGHIQVIERILDEVEEVIIGIGSAQVSHSIKDPFTAGERVMMITKALAENNVDASRYYVIPVQDIECNSIWVAHMEMLTPPFEHVYSGNPLVQRLFTEKGYQVTEPPLFNRKSYSGTEVRRRMLSGDKWEELVPQSVIKAINEIDGISRIKQLARREVSEV
- a CDS encoding ABC transporter ATP-binding protein, whose translation is MIKVENLSKTYHMEEGPEIKALDQVNLEVKKGEIVGIIGTSGSGKTSLLRVLRGVEPFDEGKITIDDVTVTPESTTYYSRKLRKVTAIHLQRSFGLWSETALNNVVRKLYGTKYGDEALTDFDFAYSEFEDEAMEILRVVGLDHKATHFAPVLSGGEKQRLIMARQLAKKPKVLLLDEPATMSCPKTKQEILDAIKAINEDLGVTVVLVSHLPEIHHYLSDRLILMDEGKVVDEGTPDKIIKEFLQKMEGELPKRDPEDIGDSVIKARDLEKRFYLLKAGNVLELKDVSFDVSDGEIVSLIGQSGAGKTVLLRMIGGLDIPDAGTVSFKLDGEWVDMHQPGINRMNIRRQMGFMHQEFALVHHATIRDQIAGRLGIKGITVVDEAKKKAEEMGISDLALDVLYQLTDLPENEAKQRLEQLGLSGSILDTLFPSFPDNEVKEYAEPIFKALNLPLDILNRRSYELSGGQKVRATLALVLSTKPKVLILDEPFGDLDPITLRMVSNSLKRINKEFNTTIIMVSHHIDFINELATRAIRMDNGKLIGDGDPDEECEKFIKSCGADYLKDISLWKEKLLED